AGCGACTAAAATGTCAGATTTCATTATGTTAGCATTACCTGATGAAAAACAAGGTGATATTTACAATGAAAGTATTGCTCCAAACTTAGAAGCTGGAAACGCTTTAGTATTTGCTCACGGATTTAACATCCACTTTGGTCAAATAGTACCACCAGCTGATGTAGATGTATTTATGGTTGCTCCAAAAGGACCTGGTCATACAGTACGTTCTCAATACGAAGAAGGAAAAGGTGTTCCTTGTTTAATCGCAATTCACCAAGATGCAACTGGTAATGCAAAAGATTTAGCTCTTGCATATGCAGCGGGTATCGGTGGCGCTAGAGCGGGTATCTTAGAAACAACTTTCCAAGAAGAAACTGAAACAGATCTTTTTGGTGAGCAAGTAGTATTATGTGGTGGTGTAAGTGAATTAATCAAAGCTGGTTTTGAAACTTTAGTAGAAGCTGGATACCAACCAGAAAGTGCATACTTTGAGTGTTTACATGAATTAAAATTAATCGTAGACTTAATCAACCAAGGTGGATTAAACTACATGAGATATTCAATAAGTGATACAGCTGAGTATGGAGATTACTCAATTGGAAAACGTATTGTAACAGATGCTACTAAAGCAGAAATGAAAAAAGTATTAGGAGAAATCCAAGATGGAACATTTGCTAGAAACTGGATCGTTGAAAACAAAGTAAATCGTCCTGGATTTACTGCAAGAAGAAGAATGGAATCAGAGCATCAAATTGAAGTAGTTGGAAAAGAATTACGTAAAATGATGAGTTGGATTAAAAAATAATAGATTGAGTGGTCGGTCTGGACCGACCTCCTTTCTTATATATTAGGAAACTTACAGTTTCCTAATATATAAGAAAATAGTATAAATACTCATTATTATTACAAGAGATATAACAAAATTTATGGAAAATTAACATGACTCATTACATATAATTTTGTGGAAAGAAAAAATTTAAATCTAAAGAAAAATCAATAGATTCGTATTTTTAGTTAAATGAGAAAAAGTTAGAGTTATTTAGATATAAGCTTTAAGTTTTTTCTTTCAAAATGAAATGACTAAGAATAGTCAACTATTTCTTGGAAACAAGATGAGGTTAGGTTTGGCAATATAAAGGAGGTATAAAGATGCGTCAAATTAAAGTGTTCGATACAACGTTAAGAGACGGAGAGCAATCTCCTGGGTGTAGTATGAATTTAGAAGAAAAGATCAAAGTGGCATTACAGCTAGAAAAGCTTGGGGTAGATGTAATGGAAGCTGGTTTTGCAATTGCTTCACCAGGAGACTTTGAGGCAGTTAAGAAGGTAGCAGAAACCATTAAAAATTCAACAGTTGCAAGTTTGTCTAGAGCACTTACTAAAGATATAGACCGTGCTTGGGAAGCTGTAAAATATGCCGTATCACCAAGAATTCATACTTTCTTGGCAACATCGGATATCCATATGCAATACAAACTTAAAAAAACACCAGAACAAGTGTTAGAACAAGCAACAGAAATGGTTAAATACGCAAAAAAATTCTGTTCAGATATTGAGTTTTCAGCAGAAGACGCATCTAGGTCTGATAAAGACTTTTTATGTAGGGTTTTTGAAAGTGTTATTAATGCTGGTGCAACGGTTATAAATATACCTGATACAGTAGGTTACACAACACCGGATGAATTCTACGACATTATATCTTATATAAAAAATAATGTTTCAAACATTCATAAAGCGGATATTTCTGTACATTGTCATAATGACTTAGGTTTAGGTGTTGCCAATTCATTAGCAGCCATTAGAGCAGGGGCTTCTCAAGTAGAATGTACCATTAATGGTATTGGAGAGCGAGCAGGAAATGCAGCGCTAGAAGAAGTGGTAATGGCGCTTGCAACAAGAAAAGATATTTATGGTGTAGAGACAGGCATTAACACAACAGAAATCTACCCAACAAGTCGTTTGATTACATCTGTAACAGGGTCTTTGATTCAAGCCAATAAAGCTATTGTAGGAGCTAATGCATTTGCTCATGAGTCTGGAATACATCAACATGGCGTATTAGCCAATAAAAGTACTTATGAAATAATGACACCAGAATCTGTTGGATTAACAGAAAATAAAATGGTATTAGGAAAACATTCAGGCCGTCACGCCTTTGAAGATAGACTAAACCATTTAGGATATAATTTAACAAAAGAAGAAATTGAAGAGGCTTTCCAAGCTTTTAAAGTTCTTGCAGATAAGAAAAAAACAGTAACGGACAGAGACATAGAAGCCTTAGCAGGTCAAAAACAAGTCCATACACCAGAAATTTATACCTTTGAGCGTTTTGTTACCAACAGTGGTAATACAATTACTGCAACAGCTAATGTAAAAATTTCAAGAGACGAGGCAGTATTTGAAGAGGTATCTACTGGTGATGGTCCAATTGATGCTGCATTTAAAGCAATTGATAAGATTGTTGGTATAGATTTCTCCTTAGAGGATTATAAGATTCAAGCAGTAACTGAAGGCAAAGATGCTCAAGGTGCTGTAGTGATTAAGCTTTTAAAAGATGGTAAAATTTATAAAGGTAGTGGACTAAGTACAGATATTATTGAAGCAAGTATAAAAGGTTATATTAATGCAATCAATAAAATGCTGTATGCTTCATCGAAACAAGAAAAGGAGGCAACAGAAGATGTCGAGGGTAGAGATATTTGATTCAACTCTAAGAGATGGTGCTCAGGCAGAAGGAATTTCTTTTTCAG
The nucleotide sequence above comes from Natranaerovirga pectinivora. Encoded proteins:
- the ilvC gene encoding ketol-acid reductoisomerase, which encodes MAKMYYGTDCNLGLLEGKTVAVIGYGSQGHAHALNLHESGVNVVVGLYEGSKSWAPAEAAGLKVATAAEATKMSDFIMLALPDEKQGDIYNESIAPNLEAGNALVFAHGFNIHFGQIVPPADVDVFMVAPKGPGHTVRSQYEEGKGVPCLIAIHQDATGNAKDLALAYAAGIGGARAGILETTFQEETETDLFGEQVVLCGGVSELIKAGFETLVEAGYQPESAYFECLHELKLIVDLINQGGLNYMRYSISDTAEYGDYSIGKRIVTDATKAEMKKVLGEIQDGTFARNWIVENKVNRPGFTARRRMESEHQIEVVGKELRKMMSWIKK
- a CDS encoding 2-isopropylmalate synthase, whose amino-acid sequence is MRQIKVFDTTLRDGEQSPGCSMNLEEKIKVALQLEKLGVDVMEAGFAIASPGDFEAVKKVAETIKNSTVASLSRALTKDIDRAWEAVKYAVSPRIHTFLATSDIHMQYKLKKTPEQVLEQATEMVKYAKKFCSDIEFSAEDASRSDKDFLCRVFESVINAGATVINIPDTVGYTTPDEFYDIISYIKNNVSNIHKADISVHCHNDLGLGVANSLAAIRAGASQVECTINGIGERAGNAALEEVVMALATRKDIYGVETGINTTEIYPTSRLITSVTGSLIQANKAIVGANAFAHESGIHQHGVLANKSTYEIMTPESVGLTENKMVLGKHSGRHAFEDRLNHLGYNLTKEEIEEAFQAFKVLADKKKTVTDRDIEALAGQKQVHTPEIYTFERFVTNSGNTITATANVKISRDEAVFEEVSTGDGPIDAAFKAIDKIVGIDFSLEDYKIQAVTEGKDAQGAVVIKLLKDGKIYKGSGLSTDIIEASIKGYINAINKMLYASSKQEKEATEDVEGRDI